Proteins encoded by one window of Paenibacillus urinalis:
- a CDS encoding phosphotransferase produces the protein MHISEGSLLRSLEAHYELEEVKGLVPISTGRTSDARLLETAQGQQFVIRRLRSKHQATCEFEISHRTAANQISPYMLPGRNENGYIEVQGSIYNLQQYLKPDKVSVQDKFLQMGNAMGILHTVLRYTTIQEQEDRFSLECSWNTATVSHNISDNLKTSLEQYVTACLETQQRREEIIHADLGIWNVIFHSSSVYIIDFGEVRTGDYHFDAAALLTSSISKAWTDQQAASSISDFKKGYEQSGVKLEQSLLLENMILWLVRGAAAVLAEYGETEQTTNYVNQMMADITKYKRLLG, from the coding sequence TTGCATATTTCAGAAGGGTCTCTGCTTAGAAGCTTAGAAGCACACTATGAGCTCGAAGAAGTCAAAGGGCTTGTTCCTATATCTACTGGGCGTACATCTGATGCCCGCCTTTTAGAAACCGCACAAGGACAACAATTCGTTATAAGACGACTAAGAAGTAAACATCAAGCGACCTGCGAATTTGAAATATCTCATAGAACTGCAGCGAATCAGATTAGTCCATACATGCTTCCTGGTCGAAATGAAAATGGATATATAGAGGTTCAAGGCAGTATATACAATCTTCAGCAATATTTAAAGCCGGATAAGGTCTCTGTTCAGGACAAGTTCCTGCAAATGGGCAATGCTATGGGCATCCTGCATACCGTATTGAGGTATACGACAATTCAAGAGCAAGAAGACCGATTTTCTCTGGAATGCAGCTGGAATACTGCAACGGTATCTCACAATATATCTGATAATTTAAAGACGTCTCTTGAACAATATGTAACCGCTTGTCTTGAGACGCAGCAACGAAGAGAAGAAATTATTCATGCCGATCTTGGCATCTGGAATGTTATTTTTCATTCATCATCGGTGTATATTATTGATTTTGGAGAAGTGAGAACAGGTGATTATCATTTTGATGCAGCTGCACTATTAACTTCGTCAATCAGTAAGGCATGGACAGATCAACAGGCTGCTAGTTCTATTTCAGATTTTAAAAAAGGTTATGAACAGAGCGGTGTAAAACTGGAACAAAGCTTGCTTCTCGAAAATATGATCCTGTGGTTGGTAAGGGGAGCAGCAGCCGTTCTTGCGGAGTACGGCGAAACAGAACAAACGACGAATTACGTTAATCAAATGATGGCAGACATAACGAAATATAAACGATTATTGGGCTGA
- a CDS encoding Gfo/Idh/MocA family protein, with amino-acid sequence MDKMKAGIIGCGNISSIYLTNLKKSPVIEVVAVADIIMERAEARAAEFGIANAYTVDELLQNDEIELVLNLTVPGSHAVTNIAALEAGKHVYGEKPFTISLEDGRRVLELAEEKGLYVGTAPDTFLGSGIQTAIKAIQDGVIGRPVSATAFFMGGGPESWHPDPEFFYAYGGGPMLDMGPYYLTALVKLLGPIRRVSASTGVQIPDRVVGSGPKQGQKLQVQTPTHLAGTMDFANGVIGTMIASFDVRAGSGLPLIEIHGTEGTLQVPDPNFFNGDVKVKRIGSDAWEVIQPVTASEQNERGLGLNQMVEAIRGGSEAEASGKLGYHVLEAMHAFERSSIEGRHVLLESTTQVYKKPELVSNN; translated from the coding sequence GTGGATAAAATGAAGGCAGGCATTATCGGGTGCGGAAATATCAGCAGCATATACCTCACGAACCTGAAAAAGAGTCCTGTAATTGAAGTAGTAGCGGTAGCGGATATCATTATGGAACGCGCCGAAGCGAGAGCAGCCGAGTTCGGTATAGCAAACGCTTACACCGTTGACGAGCTTTTGCAGAATGATGAAATTGAGCTTGTATTAAATTTGACGGTACCCGGCAGTCATGCCGTAACCAATATAGCTGCACTAGAGGCAGGTAAGCACGTATACGGCGAGAAACCATTCACCATCTCTCTTGAGGATGGCCGCAGAGTGCTTGAGCTGGCAGAAGAAAAAGGGCTTTATGTTGGAACCGCCCCAGATACTTTCTTGGGATCGGGTATTCAGACTGCAATCAAAGCCATTCAAGACGGAGTCATTGGAAGACCGGTATCTGCAACCGCCTTTTTCATGGGGGGCGGGCCTGAGTCCTGGCATCCTGATCCGGAATTTTTCTATGCCTACGGCGGAGGACCAATGCTGGATATGGGACCGTATTATTTGACAGCACTCGTTAAGCTCTTAGGACCGATTCGCAGGGTAAGCGCTTCAACCGGAGTTCAAATTCCAGACCGTGTCGTTGGATCCGGTCCGAAGCAAGGGCAGAAACTTCAGGTACAAACGCCTACCCATCTGGCCGGAACCATGGATTTCGCCAATGGAGTGATTGGGACGATGATCGCAAGCTTTGATGTTCGCGCAGGTTCCGGACTGCCGCTGATTGAAATTCATGGAACAGAAGGCACGCTGCAGGTACCCGATCCAAACTTCTTTAACGGCGATGTTAAAGTGAAGCGAATTGGATCAGATGCTTGGGAAGTGATCCAGCCAGTAACGGCCAGTGAGCAGAATGAGCGTGGTCTCGGTTTGAACCAGATGGTAGAAGCGATCCGTGGCGGAAGCGAGGCAGAAGCGAGTGGTAAGCTTGGATACCATGTGCTTGAAGCGATGCATGCGTTTGAGCGCTCTTCAATTGAAGGCAGACATGTACTGCTGGAGAGCACGACGCAGGTTTACAAGAAACCTGAGCTTGTTTCCAACAACTGA
- a CDS encoding DUF2188 domain-containing protein — MPWSKNDYPPSMKNLDPRIREKAVEIANALLEDGYEEGRAIAIATAQAKEWDENHPEGKNSSGGGKDRPVHSSGDHQNLHVVPYEDGWAIKKEGKDKPEDTYHLKNEAEDAAQKIASGKDMRVIIHDKQGKIMTSKIYH, encoded by the coding sequence ATGCCATGGAGCAAAAACGACTACCCTCCATCCATGAAAAATCTTGACCCCAGAATCCGTGAGAAAGCAGTGGAAATTGCCAATGCTTTACTTGAAGACGGATATGAGGAAGGCCGGGCGATTGCCATCGCTACCGCTCAAGCCAAGGAATGGGATGAGAATCATCCTGAAGGAAAGAACAGCTCTGGCGGCGGCAAAGACAGACCCGTTCATTCATCCGGTGATCACCAGAATCTTCATGTTGTACCCTACGAAGATGGCTGGGCGATCAAAAAAGAAGGCAAAGACAAACCAGAGGATACGTATCACTTAAAAAATGAAGCAGAGGATGCGGCCCAGAAAATCGCGTCAGGTAAAGATATGAGAGTCATTATCCATGATAAACAAGGTAAAATTATGACCTCCAAGATCTATCACTAA
- the pyk gene encoding pyruvate kinase: protein MLKTKIICTMGPACDSIELLKQMIQQGMTVARLNMAHGEPDDHVQRMKRVRQAAEEMNTFVPIMIDIKGPEIRIGKLKEASVQLMTGEELILTTEEILGDTKRISVNYAEMNLVVKPGNIVLIDDGLIGLEVMEVTGPDIHCKILNGGVLKPRKGVNLPGIKTTLPGVTERDKKHIAFGLENNVEMIAASFVRKGADIEEIRSILKQNKAEHVQIYAKIENQEGVDRINEIIEASDGIMVARGDLGVEVPIEDVPMVQIELIQKCNLAGKPVIVATHMLDSMQVNPRPTRAEVSDVSNAVLQGADVVMLSGESAAGKYPVESVRTMAAVAKKAESLIDYRSEFFKKRELHATKITEVISQSAVSASLELGAKVIITSTGSGFTARMISKYRPKAPILAITSNPEVLPKLCLYSGVFPYLGEKVTTTDEMFESVTRNAAMKGFVEPGDTVVLSAGVPIGRSGTTNLIKIVEV from the coding sequence ATGCTTAAAACAAAAATAATCTGTACGATGGGGCCGGCATGCGACTCCATTGAGCTGTTAAAGCAAATGATTCAGCAAGGAATGACCGTGGCGCGTTTGAACATGGCACATGGCGAACCAGATGACCATGTTCAGCGGATGAAGAGAGTACGGCAGGCAGCAGAGGAAATGAACACATTTGTACCGATTATGATTGATATCAAAGGACCTGAGATTCGTATCGGAAAATTAAAAGAAGCCTCTGTCCAGCTCATGACGGGGGAAGAACTCATATTAACTACAGAAGAAATACTCGGTGACACCAAACGTATCAGTGTGAATTATGCCGAGATGAATCTCGTCGTTAAACCAGGTAACATCGTACTCATTGATGACGGATTGATAGGACTTGAAGTGATGGAGGTTACTGGACCGGATATACACTGCAAAATCCTGAATGGTGGAGTACTAAAGCCTAGAAAAGGTGTGAATCTTCCGGGAATTAAAACGACACTGCCAGGGGTAACCGAGCGAGATAAAAAGCATATAGCTTTTGGGCTCGAGAACAATGTGGAGATGATTGCCGCGTCCTTTGTGCGCAAAGGAGCAGATATCGAAGAGATCCGATCAATTCTTAAACAAAACAAGGCAGAGCATGTCCAGATTTATGCCAAAATCGAGAATCAAGAGGGCGTGGATCGGATCAATGAGATTATTGAAGCGTCGGACGGGATTATGGTGGCTCGAGGTGATTTGGGAGTCGAGGTGCCGATTGAGGATGTTCCGATGGTTCAGATCGAGCTTATCCAAAAATGCAATCTGGCAGGGAAGCCTGTCATTGTGGCTACACATATGCTGGATTCCATGCAGGTGAATCCTCGCCCAACCCGTGCTGAAGTCAGCGATGTATCAAATGCAGTTCTGCAGGGAGCCGACGTCGTGATGCTGTCGGGAGAATCAGCAGCCGGGAAGTACCCGGTGGAATCTGTGAGGACGATGGCTGCTGTAGCTAAGAAGGCTGAATCACTTATTGATTATAGAAGTGAATTCTTTAAGAAAAGAGAGCTGCATGCAACTAAAATTACCGAGGTTATCAGTCAAAGTGCAGTAAGTGCATCACTTGAGCTGGGAGCAAAGGTAATTATTACATCTACAGGCAGCGGGTTTACTGCGAGAATGATATCGAAGTATCGTCCGAAGGCTCCTATCCTGGCAATCACATCCAACCCTGAGGTGCTGCCTAAATTATGCTTGTACTCAGGCGTTTTTCCGTACTTGGGTGAGAAGGTGACAACAACAGACGAGATGTTTGAATCGGTGACACGAAACGCAGCGATGAAGGGGTTTGTGGAGCCAGGGGATACGGTAGTGTTGTCCGCAGGTGTGCCGATCGGAAGATCGGGAACGACAAATTTGATCAAAATTGTTGAGGTATGA
- a CDS encoding Gfo/Idh/MocA family protein, translating to MRTTHRKRIAIAGLGDIANKVYLPLLTAHPEVEVAGVMNRSLSKVEEITSLYRLERGTTKLDELLDWKPDAVFVHTSTEAHHEIVMACIERGIAVYVDKPLSYNLKESIEMAAFAESMGVLLAVGFNRRFAPLYREARDWISQSGEIESIVCHKHRMKLDSRSSRVTVYDDLIHMIDTLLWLSGEDHELISHQLKTNDQGALLQASGSIVTGNKGVGSFGMVRFAGADTETIELHGAGRTASVHQMETLQLHAAGAPGIIRTPGSWETILTRRGFTGCVQHFLGFLGKDPEGCELHAGRVLASHELCEELLMP from the coding sequence ATGAGAACAACACATCGAAAAAGAATTGCGATCGCAGGACTGGGTGACATCGCAAATAAAGTATATCTGCCGCTGCTTACGGCTCATCCTGAGGTGGAAGTTGCCGGGGTAATGAATCGATCGTTGTCCAAAGTGGAGGAGATTACCTCACTATATCGGCTTGAGCGGGGAACAACCAAACTGGACGAGCTGCTCGACTGGAAGCCGGATGCCGTATTTGTACATACCTCAACAGAAGCTCACCATGAGATCGTTATGGCCTGTATCGAACGGGGAATTGCGGTATACGTAGATAAGCCCTTGTCCTATAATCTTAAGGAATCCATAGAAATGGCGGCTTTTGCCGAATCCATGGGTGTACTCCTTGCTGTCGGATTCAATCGCAGGTTTGCTCCACTATACCGTGAGGCACGAGATTGGATCAGTCAATCCGGAGAGATTGAGAGCATCGTCTGCCATAAGCATCGGATGAAGCTGGACAGCCGCTCCAGCCGTGTTACCGTCTATGATGATCTCATTCATATGATAGATACTCTGTTATGGCTTAGCGGTGAGGATCACGAGCTCATATCGCATCAGCTGAAGACGAACGATCAGGGAGCGCTGCTCCAGGCTTCAGGCAGTATTGTGACAGGAAATAAAGGAGTGGGCTCGTTTGGCATGGTGCGTTTTGCAGGGGCGGACACCGAAACGATAGAGCTTCATGGAGCTGGCAGAACAGCATCAGTTCACCAGATGGAAACACTGCAGCTTCATGCAGCAGGTGCACCGGGGATCATCCGAACACCGGGAAGCTGGGAAACAATCCTCACTCGCAGAGGATTTACGGGCTGCGTACAGCATTTCCTGGGCTTTCTCGGCAAAGATCCGGAAGGCTGTGAGCTTCATGCCGGCCGAGTGCTTGCAAGTCATGAGCTGTGTGAAGAGCTTCTGATGCCGTAA
- a CDS encoding TVP38/TMEM64 family protein: MKKWLLLTLLYLPALIFLLLYRNEVMAWAQEHANYFNLTLIATLFALFPVLPYKLVIGLLGYSFGAVMGGIVTWLGTTIASIAVYMMFRWLFQEKGRLYLERIPVISKLSALFSQHTFSTILIARMLPVIPQMGVNIYAGTASLPFWSYLLATSVGKIPSIALYAYAGGNLFEHPLQTAGIALVYVIMLASAFAAYKIRLKQIEGPR; this comes from the coding sequence ATGAAAAAATGGCTTCTCCTTACACTGCTTTATCTGCCAGCACTAATATTTCTTCTATTATATCGCAATGAAGTCATGGCTTGGGCACAGGAGCATGCAAATTACTTCAACTTAACGCTGATTGCCACCTTATTCGCTCTGTTTCCCGTGCTCCCTTATAAGCTTGTGATCGGGCTGCTGGGTTACTCCTTCGGTGCTGTTATGGGTGGTATCGTTACGTGGCTGGGGACTACGATTGCCTCTATCGCGGTGTACATGATGTTCAGATGGTTGTTTCAGGAGAAAGGTCGGTTATACTTGGAGCGAATTCCCGTTATTTCAAAGCTCTCTGCCCTGTTCAGCCAGCATACGTTCAGTACGATTCTTATTGCAAGAATGCTGCCTGTCATCCCGCAGATGGGAGTTAACATTTACGCTGGAACGGCCTCATTGCCCTTCTGGAGCTATCTGCTGGCAACCTCTGTTGGCAAAATCCCCAGTATTGCGCTGTATGCTTATGCAGGAGGGAACCTGTTTGAGCACCCGCTGCAAACTGCAGGTATAGCTCTGGTTTATGTTATTATGCTCGCCAGCGCGTTTGCCGCGTACAAAATAAGGTTAAAGCAAATAGAAGGACCGAGATAA
- a CDS encoding ROK family protein: MLQAAVGLDIGGTNIKAGLVREDGVILYDMMAPTNAEKGKDQLLDSIAEAAASCMEQARNYTNIEVTGIGMGTAGFITLDGAIGSATANLPDWKGTPLRAEMERRLHLPAQLENDVNVLAIGEMWQGAGRGLTDFLCVSLGTGVGGSIITNGHTYRGRSGYAGAFGHQIIHRGGNPCTCGSKGCWEQYASVTALKRQALAAGQPAWADDPRQLFAQAEVGNETAKILIHDYAEFIAIGLTNLIHLYNPPAIIIGGAISEQGDALLRPVRKHIERYTMDGFADHPPLPILPAILGNRAGIIGAAKLILT, translated from the coding sequence ATGCTTCAGGCTGCAGTGGGACTGGATATTGGAGGAACGAATATAAAGGCCGGGCTTGTACGAGAGGATGGAGTCATTCTGTACGATATGATGGCTCCGACAAATGCAGAGAAGGGCAAGGATCAGCTGCTTGACTCCATTGCCGAAGCGGCTGCAAGCTGCATGGAGCAGGCCCGGAATTATACAAATATCGAAGTAACAGGAATCGGAATGGGAACAGCAGGGTTCATCACGTTAGACGGGGCCATCGGTAGTGCAACAGCGAATTTGCCAGATTGGAAAGGAACTCCGTTAAGAGCGGAAATGGAGCGAAGACTCCACCTCCCTGCACAGCTGGAGAATGATGTGAACGTACTCGCCATTGGAGAAATGTGGCAGGGCGCAGGCAGAGGTTTGACTGATTTTTTATGTGTTAGTCTCGGAACGGGTGTAGGCGGCAGTATCATAACAAACGGCCATACCTATCGGGGAAGAAGTGGATACGCAGGTGCCTTCGGACATCAGATTATCCATAGGGGTGGTAATCCCTGTACATGTGGATCGAAAGGCTGCTGGGAGCAGTATGCTTCAGTTACAGCCCTAAAAAGACAGGCATTGGCAGCGGGACAGCCTGCTTGGGCTGATGATCCCAGACAATTGTTTGCCCAAGCTGAGGTGGGAAATGAAACTGCAAAAATCCTTATCCACGATTATGCCGAGTTCATCGCCATCGGTCTAACAAATCTCATTCATCTCTATAATCCACCCGCTATTATTATCGGCGGTGCGATTTCAGAACAGGGGGATGCCTTGCTCCGCCCGGTACGCAAACATATAGAGAGGTACACGATGGATGGATTTGCGGATCATCCGCCGCTTCCGATCCTGCCCGCCATATTAGGAAATAGAGCTGGGATTATAGGAGCAGCCAAGCTGATCCTTACATAG
- a CDS encoding Gfo/Idh/MocA family protein — protein MTQTLKVAIIGCGGIANGKHMPSLSKQKNAEMVAFCDIVESRAEEAASKFGAEGAKVYTDYQELLKDKSIDIVHVCTPNDSHSVITVAALEAGKHVMCEKPMAKTSEQALEMIEAAKRTGKKLSIAYQNRFRNDSLYLKELIETGELGDIYYGKAIALRRRGVPTWGVFLDEEKQGGGPLIDIGTHALDLTLWLMDNYKPKSVMGSVFHKLSGRENAANAFGPWNPEEFNVEDSAFGFVTMENGATIQVEASWALNVVETGEAQTLLAGTEGGADMKNGLRLNGEKLSRLYEQNIDLNAGGVAFFAGESESDADREARMWIEAILEDKEPLVKPEQAYVVTQILEAIYESARTGKAVYFE, from the coding sequence ATGACCCAAACATTAAAAGTAGCTATTATCGGCTGCGGTGGTATCGCAAACGGTAAACATATGCCATCTCTTTCTAAACAAAAGAATGCTGAAATGGTTGCATTCTGTGACATTGTTGAATCCCGTGCAGAGGAAGCAGCAAGCAAATTTGGTGCCGAGGGAGCTAAAGTATACACAGACTATCAAGAGCTCCTTAAGGATAAGAGCATTGATATCGTCCATGTGTGTACGCCAAACGATTCCCACTCGGTTATTACTGTGGCGGCTCTAGAAGCAGGTAAGCATGTCATGTGTGAGAAGCCGATGGCCAAAACTTCGGAGCAGGCCCTGGAAATGATCGAGGCGGCAAAACGGACGGGCAAAAAACTGTCCATCGCTTACCAGAACCGTTTCCGCAATGACAGTCTGTATTTGAAGGAGCTTATAGAAACCGGAGAACTCGGGGATATCTACTATGGCAAAGCGATTGCACTTCGGCGCCGCGGTGTTCCTACTTGGGGCGTATTCCTTGACGAAGAGAAGCAAGGCGGCGGACCTTTGATTGATATCGGCACCCATGCGCTTGACCTAACCTTATGGCTGATGGATAACTACAAACCTAAGAGTGTAATGGGCTCTGTATTCCATAAGCTTAGCGGACGGGAAAATGCAGCCAATGCATTTGGTCCTTGGAATCCGGAGGAGTTTAATGTGGAGGATTCAGCCTTTGGCTTTGTGACAATGGAGAACGGGGCTACCATTCAGGTGGAAGCGAGCTGGGCTCTTAATGTGGTGGAGACGGGCGAGGCACAGACTCTTCTTGCAGGGACAGAAGGCGGAGCGGATATGAAGAACGGTCTTCGTTTGAATGGTGAGAAATTAAGCAGACTGTATGAACAGAATATCGATCTTAATGCCGGCGGTGTTGCCTTTTTTGCAGGCGAGAGTGAGAGTGACGCGGATCGGGAAGCTAGAATGTGGATCGAGGCGATTCTTGAAGATAAGGAACCTCTTGTTAAACCAGAGCAGGCTTACGTCGTAACTCAAATACTTGAAGCGATCTATGAATCAGCACGTACTGGAAAAGCGGTATATTTCGAGTAA
- a CDS encoding AraC family transcriptional regulator, giving the protein MSVEQSCQVLTAGFSFHRKPYYFSQPEGVKNYLFRLQTDGRCRARVDDQMTFIESGDLLLFHPTEPYELKIDNEENGAGNSLVESGDYHIFFTGDWADEWWHRKKRPTRIKVELTESLLSLFRQIVLEQRRIANPFPEIPSYYMRILCLEIDRLLSEHPITTQTSYLAYQIKNYIVENASTLFKLEDVASSIGISVSRAVHLFKEAFDTSIMQYTLDIRLNMARERIIFSPMSLEHVAESSGFNSYTYFHRVFKARFGMSPREFRSIHREQIL; this is encoded by the coding sequence ATGTCAGTTGAACAATCCTGCCAAGTTCTTACAGCCGGCTTTTCTTTTCACCGGAAGCCTTACTATTTCTCACAGCCCGAAGGAGTCAAAAATTATCTGTTTCGTCTTCAGACCGATGGGAGGTGCAGAGCCCGGGTTGATGACCAAATGACCTTTATAGAATCAGGTGATCTGCTGCTATTTCATCCGACAGAACCGTATGAACTCAAGATTGACAATGAGGAGAATGGTGCCGGTAATTCCCTTGTGGAAAGTGGAGATTATCATATTTTTTTCACTGGAGATTGGGCGGATGAATGGTGGCACAGAAAAAAACGTCCGACGCGGATCAAGGTCGAGCTGACCGAAAGCCTACTTAGCCTATTTCGTCAAATCGTGCTTGAACAGCGCCGGATCGCAAATCCATTCCCGGAGATCCCAAGCTATTATATGCGCATATTATGCCTTGAAATTGATCGTTTACTCTCAGAGCATCCGATAACGACACAAACCAGCTATTTGGCTTATCAAATAAAAAATTACATTGTAGAGAATGCCTCTACACTGTTTAAACTGGAGGATGTAGCTTCCAGCATCGGCATCAGTGTCTCGAGAGCTGTTCATTTGTTTAAGGAGGCATTTGATACAAGTATTATGCAATATACGCTGGATATCCGGTTAAATATGGCGCGGGAGCGCATTATTTTTAGTCCGATGTCACTTGAACACGTCGCGGAGTCCTCCGGCTTTAACAGTTATACTTACTTCCATCGCGTGTTTAAGGCAAGATTCGGAATGTCGCCCAGGGAATTCCGTTCCATTCACCGAGAACAGATTCTCTAA
- a CDS encoding lipid II flippase Amj family protein, which produces MLLQLALPFIFTMIIHAADSLSYALRLGGLRTKRITIALSLSGMLLLVSRSSNMAQGPLLGSMVDKANGVDSSMLQTQLHLILGAAAVGTVIAILMFPTMVRWSSRLVVHLEKSGSIPGMFASLCSMNKMKNALHYISWPRFSMLQTCFGGNLPRRLMVLNMSVTAIYTVGVLATLYAAYLNPEQAMAASQSSGLINGMATILLTLLIDPRIALLSDRSLRGEIRLEQMNRVYGCMLMSRLAGTLLAQLLLVPFALWISLVVGWI; this is translated from the coding sequence ATGCTGCTTCAACTGGCTCTGCCGTTTATATTTACGATGATCATTCACGCTGCAGACAGCCTTTCTTATGCGCTGAGGCTAGGCGGATTAAGAACGAAGCGGATCACGATTGCTTTGTCTTTATCTGGCATGCTGCTCCTTGTCTCAAGATCTTCGAATATGGCACAAGGGCCGCTGCTTGGCTCAATGGTGGATAAGGCGAATGGCGTAGACAGCAGTATGCTGCAAACTCAGCTTCACTTAATATTAGGAGCGGCAGCAGTGGGGACGGTCATTGCCATTCTCATGTTTCCAACCATGGTAAGATGGTCCTCAAGGCTGGTGGTTCATTTGGAGAAGTCAGGATCCATTCCTGGAATGTTTGCTTCTTTATGCTCCATGAATAAGATGAAAAATGCACTCCACTACATTTCTTGGCCTAGGTTCTCCATGCTTCAGACGTGCTTCGGTGGGAATCTGCCGAGAAGGCTGATGGTCCTCAACATGTCGGTGACGGCTATTTATACGGTTGGCGTTCTTGCCACTTTATATGCAGCCTATCTAAACCCCGAACAGGCGATGGCTGCTTCACAATCTTCGGGCTTAATTAACGGTATGGCAACGATTCTGCTGACTCTGCTAATCGACCCGCGAATCGCCCTTCTAAGTGATCGATCACTTAGGGGAGAGATTCGTTTGGAGCAGATGAACCGGGTATATGGCTGCATGCTGATGTCACGTCTTGCCGGCACGCTGCTAGCCCAGCTGCTTCTAGTACCCTTCGCTCTGTGGATTAGTCTTGTAGTGGGCTGGATTTAG
- the msrB gene encoding peptide-methionine (R)-S-oxide reductase MsrB: MEPLFTEKATFAGGCFWCMVSPFEDLPGILKVRSGYTGGHTENPTYEEVCSETTGHVEAVQITYDPKVFPYEKLLALFWQQIDPTDAGGQFHDRGTSYQTAIFYHTEEQKVKAEVSKQALEASGRFDKPIFTPILPAQTFYEAEEHHQDYHKKNPAHYKRYSKGSGRVDFIENHWSRPMSKEQLKEQLSPMQYNVTQNNGTEPPFQNEFWDHEGEGIYVDIVSGEPLFSSRDKYDAGCGWPSFTRPLRDYSIKEKTDLSHFMIRTEVRSREADSHLGHVFDDGPGENGLRYCINSAALRFVPKEDLEKEGYAEYVHLFEKENS, from the coding sequence ATGGAACCACTATTTACAGAAAAGGCTACATTTGCGGGAGGGTGCTTCTGGTGCATGGTCTCACCCTTTGAAGATCTTCCCGGCATTTTGAAGGTAAGATCAGGCTATACCGGAGGACATACGGAGAATCCGACCTATGAAGAGGTATGCTCTGAAACGACAGGTCATGTGGAGGCTGTTCAGATCACTTATGATCCGAAAGTATTCCCTTATGAGAAGCTGTTAGCCTTGTTCTGGCAGCAGATTGATCCGACCGATGCCGGAGGACAATTTCATGACCGCGGGACTTCATACCAAACTGCCATCTTTTATCATACGGAAGAGCAGAAGGTGAAGGCGGAAGTATCCAAACAAGCGCTTGAAGCAAGTGGCAGATTTGATAAACCAATCTTTACGCCTATTCTGCCTGCTCAGACATTCTATGAAGCAGAAGAGCACCACCAGGACTATCATAAGAAAAATCCAGCTCATTACAAACGTTATAGCAAAGGCTCAGGACGTGTGGATTTCATCGAAAACCATTGGTCCCGGCCTATGAGCAAGGAACAGCTGAAAGAGCAGCTGAGCCCGATGCAATACAATGTCACTCAGAATAATGGGACTGAGCCTCCTTTCCAGAATGAATTCTGGGATCATGAAGGAGAGGGAATCTATGTGGATATTGTATCCGGAGAACCTCTGTTCAGCTCACGTGACAAATACGATGCAGGCTGCGGCTGGCCCAGCTTTACGAGACCCCTTCGGGACTACAGTATTAAAGAAAAGACCGACTTGTCTCATTTCATGATTCGTACCGAGGTTAGAAGCCGTGAAGCTGATTCTCATCTGGGTCATGTATTTGACGATGGTCCTGGCGAGAACGGCCTTAGATACTGCATCAATTCTGCAGCACTAAGATTCGTTCCAAAAGAGGATCTAGAGAAAGAAGGCTACGCTGAGTACGTCCATTTATTTGAGAAAGAGAACAGCTGA
- a CDS encoding DUF421 domain-containing protein codes for MLVEKGALLADNLKKERLTVDEFLEQLRKKDVFRVADVEFAVMEQSGEINVLLKKEHQPLTADLLGYQLSSEQEPKTIIIDGHILPDSLSSSGHNEDWVHKELRRLDLPLKEVFIGQVDSQGELTVQTGKDSLPKPTTSKPNDQIAELVKRMQDDLIMRRQLSVYEKDKLEYQQALDQLNNAMHAYKSPHKP; via the coding sequence GTGTTGGTTGAGAAAGGGGCTTTGCTTGCAGACAATTTGAAAAAAGAACGTCTCACGGTGGATGAATTTCTAGAACAGCTGCGTAAAAAAGATGTGTTCAGGGTAGCTGATGTGGAGTTCGCAGTGATGGAGCAGAGCGGAGAAATTAACGTGCTGCTCAAAAAAGAGCATCAACCTCTTACTGCCGATCTGTTAGGCTATCAGCTGTCTTCCGAGCAAGAGCCAAAAACCATTATCATCGACGGACATATTTTACCTGATTCGTTATCCTCTTCGGGACATAATGAAGATTGGGTTCATAAAGAGCTCCGCAGACTGGATCTGCCGCTGAAAGAGGTATTTATAGGACAGGTAGACAGTCAAGGAGAGCTTACCGTACAGACAGGAAAGGACTCTTTGCCTAAACCGACGACCTCGAAGCCAAACGATCAGATTGCAGAGCTGGTCAAGCGAATGCAGGATGATTTAATCATGCGAAGACAGTTATCGGTTTATGAGAAAGACAAGCTGGAATACCAGCAAGCATTAGATCAACTGAACAATGCAATGCATGCTTATAAATCTCCACACAAGCCGTAA